A section of the Primulina eburnea isolate SZY01 chromosome 1, ASM2296580v1, whole genome shotgun sequence genome encodes:
- the LOC140834583 gene encoding aspartic proteinase 36-like has translation MTPSWIPFAVAVTVVVLAAAVVGEGKGVTLTLERANHQGIELSQLRNRDRFRHGRFLQQQPLGVVDFPVEGTYDPYLVGLYFTRVKLGTPPKEFYVQIDTGSDVLWVSCNPCVGCPTSSGLQIQLEFFDPSTSQTASPVSCSDQRCALGAQSSDSGCSGKNQCGYTFQYGDGSGTSGYYVLDSIYLDTVVGDSLTSNSSAAVVFGCSTSQTGDLTKPDRAVDGIFGFGQNGLSVISQLSSQGITPNSFSHCLKGENGGGGILVLGQIVEPNLVYTPLVPSQPHYNVNLQSISVNGQTLPIDPSVFASSTNRGTIIDSGTTLAYLAKEAYDPFVTAITQTVSQSVRPLVSKGTQCYLTTSSISDIFPLVSLNFAGGASMMLRPQDYLLPQNTVGGAAVWCIGIQKFQGEGMTILGDLVLKDKIVVYDLANQRIGWANYDCSSSVNVTTAGSTGKTEFFNAGQFNDNNSAYIEAYKMIPSTIITILLHVAFFSVLPFL, from the exons ATGACGCCGTCGTGGATTCCTTTTGCGGTGGCGGTGACGGTGGTTGTGTTGGCGGCGGCGGTCGTTGGTGAAGGGAAGGGCGTGACGTTGACTCTTGAGAGGGCGAATCACCAGGGAATTGAGCTGAGTCAACTCAGAAACCGGGACAGGTTTAGACACGGCAGATTCTTGCAGCAACAGCCTCTTGGTGTCGTTGATTTCCCTGTCGAAGGAACCTATGACCCTTATCTTGTGGG GTTGTACTTTACTAGAGTTAAATTGGGTACTCCTCCAAAAGAATTCTATGTACAGATAGATACTGGAAGTGATGTGTTATGGGTCAGTTGCAATCCCTGTGTTGGCTGCCCAACATCAAGTGGACTACAA ATTCAGCTAGAGTTTTTCGATCCTTCCACCTCACAAACAGCTTCGCCAGTCTCATGTTCAGATCAGAGATGTGCTTTAGGAGCACAGTCTTCTGATTCCGGGTGTTCAGGTAAAAACCAATGCGGATACACATTCCAGTATGGTGATGGCAGTGGCACATCAGGATACTATGTGTTAGATTCAATATATTTGGACACAGTTGTTGGAGATTCTTTGACGTCGAATTCTTCAGCAGCAGTTGTTTTTGG CTGTAGCACATCACAGACCGGGGATCTTACAAAGCCAGATAGGGCAGTTGATGGTATATTTGGTTTCGGACAAAATGGCTTATCCGTAATCTCTCAACTTTCGTCACAGGGAATCACCCCGAATTCATTTTCCCATTGCTTAAAAGGAGAAAATGGTGGGGGTGGTATTTTGGTGCTTGGGCAGATTGTGGAGCCAAATCTTGTTTACACTCCTCTAGTTCCATCACA GCCCCATTACAATGTAAATCTACAAAGCATTTCAGTAAATGGGCAAACTTTACCCATCGATCCATCCGTTTTTGCATCATCAACCAACCGAGGAACAATAATTGATTCAGGAACAACGCTGGCGTATCTTGCAAAAGAAGCTTATGACCCTTTTGTTACAGCG ATTACACAGACTGTTTCGCAATCCGTCCGCCCTCTTGTTTCAAAGGGAACCCAATGCTATCTAACTACCTCCAG TATCTCAGATATTTTCCCTCTAGTTAGTTTAAACTTTGCTGGTGGTGCCTCGATGATGCTAAGGCCTCAAGATTACCTCTTGCCGCAGAACACTGTT GGTGGTGCAGCAGTGTGGTGCATCGGCATTCAGAAATTTCAGGGTGAAGGAATGACAATTTTAGGAG ATTTGGTCCTGAAAGACAAGATTGTTGTATATGATTTGGCTAACCAAAGAATTGGATGGGCAAATTATGACT GTTCGTCTTCTGTAAATGTCACCACCGCAGGCAGTACTGGTAAAACTGAATTTTTCAATGCGGGACAGTTTAACGACAATAATTCCGCATATATCGAAGCTTATAAGATGATACCGAGTACCATAATAACTATACTGTTGCATGTTGCATTCTTCAGTGTTTTACCATTTTTATGA
- the LOC140834567 gene encoding UDP-D-apiose/UDP-D-xylose synthase 2-like, whose protein sequence is MASARVDLDGNPIKPMTICMIGAGGFIGSHLCEKLMMETPHKVLAVDVYSDKIKSLLEPSTLPWADRIQFHRLNIKNDSRLEGLIRMADLTINLAAICTPADYNTRPLDTIYSNFIDALPVVKYCSENGKRLIHFSTCEIYGKTIGSFLPKDSPLRQDPSYYVLKEDDSPCIFGPIEKQRWSYACAKQLIERLIYAEGAENGLDFAIVRPFNWIGPRMDFIPGIDGPSEGVPRVLACFSNNLLRREPLKLVDGGQSQRTFIYIKDAIEAVLLMIENPARANGQIFNVGNPNNEVTVRQLAEMMTQVYSKVSGEPPLETPTTDVSSKEFYGEGYDDSDKRIPDMTIINRQLGWNPKTSLWDLLESTLTYQHRTYAEAIKKATSKPVAN, encoded by the exons ATGGCGAGTGCGAGAGTAGATCTGGACGGGAATCCGATCAAGCCGATGACGATATGCATGATTGGCGCGGGGGGGTTCATTGGTTCGCATCTGTGCGAGAAGCTCATGATGGAGACCCCGCACAAGGTGCTAGCGGTTGATGTATACAGTGACAAAATCAAGAGCCTACTCGAGCCGTCCACCCTCCCCTGGGCTGATCGGATACAGTTCCACCGCCTCAACATTAAAAACGATTCTCGCCTCGAAGGACTCATTCGCATGGCGGATCTT ACTATAAATCTGGCTGCTATATGCACTCCAGCAGATTACAACACCCGCCCTCTTGACACAATTTATAGCAACTTCATAGATGCTCTCCCGGTG GTCAAGTACTGCTCGGAAAATGGCAAGCGACTCATACATTTTTCCACTTGTGAGATTTATGGAAAAACCATTGGTAGCTTTTTGCCAAAAGATAGCCCGTTACGCCAG GATCCTAGTTATTATGTTCTCAAGGAAGATGACTCCCCTTGCATATTTGGTCCTATTGAAAAACAGAGGTGGTCATACGCATGTGCAAAGCAGTTAATTGAAAGACTGATTTATG CCGAGGGTGCTGAAAATGGTCTTGATTTTGCGATTGTGAGGCCTTTCAACTGGATTGGTCCCCGGATGGATTTTATACCTGGAATTGACGGGCCGAGTGAGGGCGTTCCTAGAGTTTTGGCTTGCTTCAGCAAT AATCTTTTGAGGCGTGAACCTTTGAAGCTTGTGGATGGTGGCCAATCACAGAGAACCTTTATTTATATTAAGGATGCAATTGAAGCTGTTCTTTTGATGATT GAAAATCCAGCTAGAGCTAATGGTCAAATATTTAATGTGGGCAACCCTAACAATGAAGTTACGGTGAGACAACTTGCTGAGATGATGACTCAG GTTTACTCTAAGGTTAGTGGGGAACCTCCGCTAGAGACACCTACTACTGATGTTAGCTCTAAAGAATTTTATGGCGAAGGCTATGATGATAGTGACAAGAGAATTCCAGACATGACCATAATCAACAGACAACTTG GGTGGAACCCAAAGACATCGCTCTGGGATTTACTTGAATCCACACTAACCTACCAACACAGGACTTATGCTGAAGCCATCAAGAAAGCTACTTCAAAACCAGTGGCTAATTAA